Proteins found in one Channa argus isolate prfri chromosome 7, Channa argus male v1.0, whole genome shotgun sequence genomic segment:
- the gdf6a gene encoding growth/differentiation factor 6-A, with translation MDASRIIMLYLGLLLVLFGNIPCFQSAAIISTSAPRRNRGARIPHQDGQRSSKSLKDIFASSHPITGHHKDDQKDAIVPHEYMLSIYRTYSTAEKLGLNASFFRSSKFANTITSFVDRGTDDLLHSPLRRQKYLFDVSTLSDKEELVGAELRIFRRASGDLRTSLQTTGLYDIQLYPCRSDSLLDSRSLDPLDSTKPGWEVLDVWELFKAHKQQQHHQPQHHFQQGNQICFQLRVTLGKSDTEVDLRQLGLDRSGRSQQEKAILVAYTRSKKRENLFNEMKEKIKSRRSVTEKEEVVMVKAAEEEGVSPRGVKGEGPRRRRRRTALSNRHGKRHGKKSKSRCSKKALHVNFKELGWDDWIIAPLDYEAYHCEGVCDFPLRSHLEPTNHAIIQTLMNSMDPNSTPPSCCVPTKLSPISILYIDSGNNVVYKQYEDMVVEQCGCR, from the exons ATGGACGCATCTCGAATCATAATGCTATATCTGGGCCTGCTCCTTGTTTTATTTGGGAATATACCGTGTTTCCAGTCTGCTGCTATCATCTCTACATCTGCGCCGAGGAGGAACAGAGGAGCCAGGATCCCTCATCAGGACGGACAAAGGTCATCCAAATCCCTGAAAGACATCTTTGCGTCTTCGCATCCTATCACGGGCCATCACAAAGACGACCAGAAGGACGCGATTGTGCCACATGAATACATGCTTTCTATATACAGGACATACTCGACTGCAGAGAAGCTCGGACTAAACGCAAGCTTTTTCCGCTCCTCCAAGTTTGCCAACACCATAACAAGTTTTGTGGACAGAGGAACAG ACGATCTTTTGCACTCTCCTCTGCGAAGACAAAAGTATCTGTTTGATGTCTCAACCCTTTCAGACAAAGAGGAGCTGGTCGGGGCGGAATTAAGGATATTTAGGAGAGCGTCCGGGGATTTGCGGACTTCCCTGCAGACGACGGGCCTCTACGACATCCAGCTCTACCCCTGTCGTTCCGACAGTCTGCTGGACTCCAGGTCTCTGGACCCACTGGACTCTACTAAACCTGGCTGGGAGGTTTTGGACGTGTGGGAACTGTTTAAAGCgcacaagcagcagcagcatcatcagCCCCAGCATCACTTTCAGCAGGGAAACCAGATCTGCTTCCAGCTCAGGGTCACTCTTGGCAAATCAGACACTGAGGTGGATCTGAGGCAGCTGGGGCTGGACAGGAGCGGCCGGTCCCAGCAGGAGAAGGCCATCTTGGTGGCCTACACCCGCTCCAAGAAGAGAGAGAACTTGTTCAACGAGATGAAGGAGAAGATCAAGTCGCGGAGGTCGGTCACCGAGAAGGAGGAAGTGGTGATGGTGAAAGCTGCAGAAGAGGAGGGGGTGTCCCCGAGGGGGGTGAAAGGAGAGGGGCCCCGGCGGCGGCGGCGGAGGACGGCGCTGAGCAACCGGCACGGAAAGAGGCACGGGAAGAAATCCAAATCCAGGTGCAGCAAAAAGGCGCTGCACGTGAATTTCAAAGAGCTGGGCTGGGACGACTGGATCATCGCTCCCCTGGATTATGAGGCGTATCACTGCGAAGGGGTGTGCGACTTTCCCCTCAGGTCGCACCTCGAACCGACCAACCACGCCATTATACAGACGCTCATGAACTCCATGGACCCCAACAGCACCCCGCCCAGCTGCTGCGTCCCCACCAAACTCAGCCCCATCAGCATCCTCTACATAGACTCGGGCAATAACGTGGTGTACAAACAGTACGAGGACATGGTGGTGGAGCAGTGCGGGTGCAGGTAG